From Acetonema longum DSM 6540:
AACCGGCAGGTCAAAGACGAAGATGCCTACCAGCAGGGCCAGAGTCACCTGCACATAGCCCACAAAGACATAGGGAATGATTTTCCCCAGCATCAATTCATAGGATTTCAGCGGAGTGACGATGAGCTGCTCCAGGGTGCCCCTTTCTCTCTCCCGCACAATGGCCATGGAGGTGATCATCACCATGGTCATTGTCAGCACGACGCCCAGGATGCCCGGCACCATATAAAAGGCCGTGACAAAATCCGGGTTGTACCAAGGCCGGATGCGGATGTCATAGGGAGCCGCGATGCTTTTGCCGGCGATTGCCTGCATTTTTTCCACCAGAATCTGCTGAGACTTGATCTGACCGATCATCTGGGCGGTGCTGATGGCGGAAGAAGCCGCCATAGAGTCCGAGGCGTCCACGATGACCTGGAAACTGGCGGTGCGGCCATGTTTTAAATTGGCGGCGAAATCGGGCGGAATGATGATCCCGACCTTGGTTTTGCCGCTTTCGATATGGTCGGAGACTGCCTGGAAGCTGCCGGCCGCATAGTTGATGTCAAAGTAGCCGCTGGCCTCAAAGGATGATAGCAGGTCCCGGCTTTCGTAACTGAGAGACTGGTCGAACACCACCGTGGACAAATGCTTTACGTCGGTATTGATTGCATAGCCGAAGACCAGCAGCTGGACAATGGGAAGCATGACCATCATGGCAAAGGTCAGCCGGTCCCGGCTCATCTGAATAAACTCTTTCACAAGCAAGGCCTTTAAGCGGATC
This genomic window contains:
- a CDS encoding ABC transporter permease gives rise to the protein MIRLKALLVKEFIQMSRDRLTFAMMVMLPIVQLLVFGYAINTDVKHLSTVVFDQSLSYESRDLLSSFEASGYFDINYAAGSFQAVSDHIESGKTKVGIIIPPDFAANLKHGRTASFQVIVDASDSMAASSAISTAQMIGQIKSQQILVEKMQAIAGKSIAAPYDIRIRPWYNPDFVTAFYMVPGILGVVLTMTMVMITSMAIVRERERGTLEQLIVTPLKSYELMLGKIIPYVFVGYVQVTLALLVGIFVFDLPVQGSILLLYGLTLIYILAALALGILISNMAQTQMQAMQMSFFIFLPSVLLSGFMFPREAMPRFFFWLSHIIPLTFFLEILRGIILKGLSIRFLWSQIAALLVFITVALTVSIVKFQKKLG